One part of the Phragmites australis chromosome 3, lpPhrAust1.1, whole genome shotgun sequence genome encodes these proteins:
- the LOC133912746 gene encoding leucine-rich repeat protein 1-like: protein MAAARVGLAVFGALLALAGAPARASNEEGDALYALRQRLSDPNGVLQSWDPTLVNPCTWFHVTCDQASRVVRLDLGNSNVSGSIGPELGRLVNLKYLELYRNNLDGKIPKELGNLKNLISLDLYANKLTGGIPKSLSKLNSLRFMRLNNNKLTGSIPREFAKLSNLKVIDLSNNDLCGTIPVDGPFSTFPLRSFENNSRLNGPELQGLVPYDFGC from the exons ATGGCGGCAGCTCGTGTAGGCCTCGCCGTCTTCGGCGCGCTCCTCGCCCTCGCCGGCGCCCCCGCGCGGGCGTCGAACGAGGAGGGCGACGCGCTCTACGCGCTGCGGCAGCGGCTGTCGGACCCCAACGGCGTGCTGCAGAGCTGGGACCCCACTCTCGTCAACCCATGCACCTGGTTCCACGTCACCTGTGACCAGGCCAGCCGCGTCGTCCGCCT GGATTTAGGCAACTCCAACGTCTCCGGCTCCATCGGTCCTGAGCTCGGCCGTCTTGTGAACCTGAAATACCT GGAGCTGTACAGGAACAATCTCGATGGCAAGATCCCAAAAGAATTGGGCAACCTAAAGAATTTGATCAGCTTGGATTTGTATGCCAACAAGCTCACTGGAGGAATCCCCAAGTCACTTTCCAAGCTGAACTCACTCAGATTCAT GCGCTTGAACAACAATAAGCTTACAGGATCCATTCCAAGGGAGTTTGCCAAACTCTCCAACCTGAAAGTCAT TGACTTGTCTAACAATGACCTCTGTGGAACTATTCCTGTTGACGGTCCTTTCTCAACCTTCCCTCTTCGAAG CTTTGAGAACAACAGCAGGCTCAACGGTCCAGAGCTGCAAGGATTGGTTCCTTATGACTTTGGATGTTAG
- the LOC133912745 gene encoding transcription initiation factor TFIID subunit 4b-like isoform X1, with amino-acid sequence MDPIMKLLEDDEDESLHSGADVEAFTAVLNREVEASASSSAPAASSSQPMDHGIDLLPQENNTSLNHGHGQWQDSVKSELANQESQQQEQTHLHLRKDQSSRPEVISQGSDNEHLHTNAPKECDLPNIKQEPGTTSQQGIAAQQQPLQQMKSQQTPGTNQTNNAPTTVKTPVVTFHMLIPILRRHLDKDKDMQVQSIFAKLRKNEISKEHFLKVVRSIVGDKLLKQAASQYQMQHAAQAQQNPQTNPSNYSLLNQVSGQQNVPSSMPGDEQKASPVAHPIHVKQAIDSSRPPQFHPSSSGQMQSNMGYPASESNIHKANEMGNKSDGKGVHMLQTHPPNVHSVLVQPMQHNVQCPQIPSPVFGTNNFHARPFPRPVGGPVASLRPQMCQHNQRAQLVQGAATTISGSVPTQSTVSGSVPPNQSAWQRSANKEHKTYTFTPTPHMNMGVVIQHSGSGQNSFAALHAKQVNSALGSSKGADVLENQSPVLNTSKSLTIASSSQTHQSHGTQAEPKMQIQSSAQGPLAPAASKTPQRKASSGQKKPLEALGSSPTPSSKRQKASAGFHDQSIDQLNDVTAVSGVNLKEEEEQLFSAPKEECRVSEAARKVVQLEEEKLILQKGLLTKKLAEIIRKCNLKVIGADVERCLSMCVEERLQGFISNIIRISKQRVDVEKARHCFYPLSSDVRSHIMRVNREAREQWDKKQAEDAEKIRKQNDGDGNSNLDSEKDKTDARATSKNTKTHKEEDGKMRTTAANVAARVAAGGDDILSKWQLLAEGNKQRNEGGGGSSGSLPGNMLPHKPSLKSGKDARVQQEIEKGGYSTMLGPGGVRRSPVTKVVRSITVRDVIAALEREPQMSKSSMLFQLYGRSSAESVAKNSQ; translated from the exons ATGGATCCCATCATGAAGCTCCTCGAGGATGACGAG GACGAGAGCTTGCACTCGGGCGCCGACGTCGAGGCCTTCACGGCGGTGCTCAATCGCGAGGTGGAGGCCAGCGCCAGCAGCAGCGCCCCCGCCGCCTCATCGTCCCAGCCGATGGATCACGGCATTG ATCTTTTACCTCAAGAAAACAACACATCATTAAACCACGGTCATGGCCAGTGGCAAGATTCAGTAAAGAGTGAACTTGCAAACCAGGAAAGCCAACAGCAGGAACAGACACATCTACATCTTAGAAAAGATCAGTCATCCAGACCTGAAGTGATTTCTCAAGGTTCTGATAATGAACACCTTCACACTAATGCACCAAAAGAATGTGATCTGCCAAACATAAAGCAAGAGCCTGGAACCACTTCTCAACAAGGTATTGCTGCTCAGCAGCAGCCTTTGCAGCAAATGAAGAGTCAACAAACACCAGGCACGAACCAAACAAATAATGCTCCTACGACGGTAAAAACCCCAGTTGTTACATTTCACATGTTAATCCCGATTTTGAGGCGCCATCTTGACAAAGACAAGGATATGCAAGTTCAGTCCATTTTTGCAAAGTTGCGG AAAAATGAAATCAGCAAGGAACACTTCTTAAAAGTTGTAAGGAGTATTGTTGGTGATAAGTTGCTCAAGCAAGCTGCTTCACAATATCAAATGCAG CATGCTGCTCAGGCACAACAGAACCCTCAGACAAATCCAAGCAACTATTCGTTATTGAATCAAGTTTCTGGCCAGCAGAATGTTCCAAGTTCTATGCCAGGAGATGAGCAGAAAGCATCTCCAGTGGCTCACCCCATCCATGTAAAACAAGCTATTGACAGCTCAAGACCACCTCAATTTCATCCTTCCTCGTCAGGCCAAATGCAGAGTAATATGGGTTATCCAGCTTCAGAAAGCAATATACATAAGGCTAATGAAATGGGTAACAAATCAGATGGAAAAGGTGTGCATATGCTACAAACCCATCCACCCAATGTCCACTCAGTTCTGGTGCAACCAATGCAACATAATGTGCAGTGTCCACAAATACCTTCACCGGTTTTCGGAACAAATAACTTTCATGCACGTCCGTTTCCAAGGCCAGTTGGAGGTCCAGTTGCATCGCTTAGACCACAAATGTGCCAACACAATCAAAGAGCACAATTAGTCCAGGGAGCTGCTACGACAATTTCTGGGAGTGTGCCAACACAATCCACAGTGTCTGGCAGTGTGCCACCAAATCAATCTGCATGGCAACGATCAGCAAACAAGGAACATAAAACTTATACTTTCACTCCAACACCACATATGAATATGGGAGTTGTTATCCAACACTCTGGATCCGGGCAGAATTCTTTTGCTGCGTTGCATGCAAAACAAGTCAATTCAGCACTTGGATCTTCAAAGGGTGCTGATGTTTTAGAAAACCAGTCACCTGTGTTGAATACCTCTAAGTCTTTGACTATAGCAAGCTCAAGTCAGACTCATCAATCTCATGGCACTCAAGCAGAACCTAAGATGCAG ATCCAATCTTCTGCGCAAGGACCTCTTGCGCCAGCAGCTTCTAAAACACCCCAAAGGAAGGCATCTTCTGGACAGAAAAAGCCTCTGGAAGCATTAGGTTCATCCCCTACACCATCTAG CAAAAGGCAGAAGGCATCTGCTGGTTTCCATGATCAAAGCATTGACCAGCTTAATGATGTCACTGCAGTTAGTGGTGTTAATCTGAAG gaagaagaggagcaacTTTTCTCTGCTCCAAAGGAAGAGTGTCGAGTTTCAGAAGCTGCTCGGAAAGTTGTACAACTAGAGGAAGAAAAACTCATCCTACAGAAGGGACTCCTGACAAAGAAATTAGCAGAAATCA TTAGGAAATGTAATTTGAAGGTCATCGGCGCTGATGTGGAGCGTTGTCTATCAATG TGCGTTGAGGAGCGGTTACAAGGGTTTATAAGCAATATAATAAGAATCTCAAAACAG AGGGTTGATGTTGAAAAAGCAAGGCATTGTTTTTATCCTTTATCTTCAGATGTTCGCAGTCATATAATGAGGGTGAACCGAGAAGCTAGAGAACAGTGGGACAAAAAGCAGGCTGAAGATGCTGAAAAAATCAGGAAACAAAATGAT GGAGATGGCAATTCAAATCTTGATTCAGAAAAAGATAAGACCGACGCCCGTGCCACATCAAAGAATACTAAG ACTCACAAGGAGGAAGATGGTAAAATGAGAACTACAGCTGCAAATGTTGCTGCACGAGTTGCAGCTGGGGGAGATGATATACTGTCAAAGTGGCAATTGCTAGCTGAGGGAAATAAACAGAGAAATGAGGGAggtggcggttcttctggttcCTTACCAGGTAATATGTTGCCTCACAAGCCTTCACTAAAATCTGGGAAAGATGCAAGGGTGCAACAGGAAATTGAAAAGGGTGGCTACTCTACTATGCTTGGACCTG GTGGTGTTAGAAGGTCACCAGTTACAAAAGTGGTGCGGAGCATTACAGTAAGGGATGTGATAGCAGCACTGGAGCGAGAGCCTCAGATGTCAAAATCCTCTATGCTTTTCCAGCTATACGGGAGATCGTCGGCAGAATCGGTTGCAAAAAATTCGCAGTGA
- the LOC133912745 gene encoding transcription initiation factor TFIID subunit 4b-like isoform X2, producing the protein MDPIMKLLEDDEDESLHSGADVEAFTAVLNREVEASASSSAPAASSSQPMDHGIDLLPQENNTSLNHGHGQWQDSVKSELANQESQQQEQTHLHLRKDQSSRPEVISQGSDNEHLHTNAPKECDLPNIKQEPGTTSQQGIAAQQQPLQQMKSQQTPGTNQTNNAPTTVKTPVVTFHMLIPILRRHLDKDKDMQVQSIFAKLRKNEISKEHFLKVVRSIVGDKLLKQAASQYQMQHAAQAQQNPQTNPSNYSLLNQVSGQQNVPSSMPGDEQKASPVAHPIHVKQAIDSSRPPQFHPSSSGQMQSNMGYPASESNIHKANEMGNKSDGKGVHMLQTHPPNVHSVLVQPMQHNVQCPQIPSPVFGTNNFHARPFPRPVGGPVASLRPQMCQHNQRAQLVQGAATTISGSVPTQSTVSGSVPPNQSAWQRSANKEHKTYTFTPTPHMNMGVVIQHSGSGQNSFAALHAKQVNSALGSSKGADVLENQSPVLNTSKSLTIASSSQTHQSHGTQAEPKMQIQSSAQGPLAPAASKTPQRKASSGQKKPLEALGSSPTPSSKRQKASAGFHDQSIDQLNDVTAVSGVNLKEEEEQLFSAPKEECRVSEAARKVVQLEEEKLILQKGLLTKKLAEIIRKCNLKVIGADVERCLSMGDGNSNLDSEKDKTDARATSKNTKTHKEEDGKMRTTAANVAARVAAGGDDILSKWQLLAEGNKQRNEGGGGSSGSLPGNMLPHKPSLKSGKDARVQQEIEKGGYSTMLGPGGVRRSPVTKVVRSITVRDVIAALEREPQMSKSSMLFQLYGRSSAESVAKNSQ; encoded by the exons ATGGATCCCATCATGAAGCTCCTCGAGGATGACGAG GACGAGAGCTTGCACTCGGGCGCCGACGTCGAGGCCTTCACGGCGGTGCTCAATCGCGAGGTGGAGGCCAGCGCCAGCAGCAGCGCCCCCGCCGCCTCATCGTCCCAGCCGATGGATCACGGCATTG ATCTTTTACCTCAAGAAAACAACACATCATTAAACCACGGTCATGGCCAGTGGCAAGATTCAGTAAAGAGTGAACTTGCAAACCAGGAAAGCCAACAGCAGGAACAGACACATCTACATCTTAGAAAAGATCAGTCATCCAGACCTGAAGTGATTTCTCAAGGTTCTGATAATGAACACCTTCACACTAATGCACCAAAAGAATGTGATCTGCCAAACATAAAGCAAGAGCCTGGAACCACTTCTCAACAAGGTATTGCTGCTCAGCAGCAGCCTTTGCAGCAAATGAAGAGTCAACAAACACCAGGCACGAACCAAACAAATAATGCTCCTACGACGGTAAAAACCCCAGTTGTTACATTTCACATGTTAATCCCGATTTTGAGGCGCCATCTTGACAAAGACAAGGATATGCAAGTTCAGTCCATTTTTGCAAAGTTGCGG AAAAATGAAATCAGCAAGGAACACTTCTTAAAAGTTGTAAGGAGTATTGTTGGTGATAAGTTGCTCAAGCAAGCTGCTTCACAATATCAAATGCAG CATGCTGCTCAGGCACAACAGAACCCTCAGACAAATCCAAGCAACTATTCGTTATTGAATCAAGTTTCTGGCCAGCAGAATGTTCCAAGTTCTATGCCAGGAGATGAGCAGAAAGCATCTCCAGTGGCTCACCCCATCCATGTAAAACAAGCTATTGACAGCTCAAGACCACCTCAATTTCATCCTTCCTCGTCAGGCCAAATGCAGAGTAATATGGGTTATCCAGCTTCAGAAAGCAATATACATAAGGCTAATGAAATGGGTAACAAATCAGATGGAAAAGGTGTGCATATGCTACAAACCCATCCACCCAATGTCCACTCAGTTCTGGTGCAACCAATGCAACATAATGTGCAGTGTCCACAAATACCTTCACCGGTTTTCGGAACAAATAACTTTCATGCACGTCCGTTTCCAAGGCCAGTTGGAGGTCCAGTTGCATCGCTTAGACCACAAATGTGCCAACACAATCAAAGAGCACAATTAGTCCAGGGAGCTGCTACGACAATTTCTGGGAGTGTGCCAACACAATCCACAGTGTCTGGCAGTGTGCCACCAAATCAATCTGCATGGCAACGATCAGCAAACAAGGAACATAAAACTTATACTTTCACTCCAACACCACATATGAATATGGGAGTTGTTATCCAACACTCTGGATCCGGGCAGAATTCTTTTGCTGCGTTGCATGCAAAACAAGTCAATTCAGCACTTGGATCTTCAAAGGGTGCTGATGTTTTAGAAAACCAGTCACCTGTGTTGAATACCTCTAAGTCTTTGACTATAGCAAGCTCAAGTCAGACTCATCAATCTCATGGCACTCAAGCAGAACCTAAGATGCAG ATCCAATCTTCTGCGCAAGGACCTCTTGCGCCAGCAGCTTCTAAAACACCCCAAAGGAAGGCATCTTCTGGACAGAAAAAGCCTCTGGAAGCATTAGGTTCATCCCCTACACCATCTAG CAAAAGGCAGAAGGCATCTGCTGGTTTCCATGATCAAAGCATTGACCAGCTTAATGATGTCACTGCAGTTAGTGGTGTTAATCTGAAG gaagaagaggagcaacTTTTCTCTGCTCCAAAGGAAGAGTGTCGAGTTTCAGAAGCTGCTCGGAAAGTTGTACAACTAGAGGAAGAAAAACTCATCCTACAGAAGGGACTCCTGACAAAGAAATTAGCAGAAATCA TTAGGAAATGTAATTTGAAGGTCATCGGCGCTGATGTGGAGCGTTGTCTATCAATG GGAGATGGCAATTCAAATCTTGATTCAGAAAAAGATAAGACCGACGCCCGTGCCACATCAAAGAATACTAAG ACTCACAAGGAGGAAGATGGTAAAATGAGAACTACAGCTGCAAATGTTGCTGCACGAGTTGCAGCTGGGGGAGATGATATACTGTCAAAGTGGCAATTGCTAGCTGAGGGAAATAAACAGAGAAATGAGGGAggtggcggttcttctggttcCTTACCAGGTAATATGTTGCCTCACAAGCCTTCACTAAAATCTGGGAAAGATGCAAGGGTGCAACAGGAAATTGAAAAGGGTGGCTACTCTACTATGCTTGGACCTG GTGGTGTTAGAAGGTCACCAGTTACAAAAGTGGTGCGGAGCATTACAGTAAGGGATGTGATAGCAGCACTGGAGCGAGAGCCTCAGATGTCAAAATCCTCTATGCTTTTCCAGCTATACGGGAGATCGTCGGCAGAATCGGTTGCAAAAAATTCGCAGTGA